Proteins encoded together in one Bos indicus isolate NIAB-ARS_2022 breed Sahiwal x Tharparkar chromosome 25, NIAB-ARS_B.indTharparkar_mat_pri_1.0, whole genome shotgun sequence window:
- the GRIFIN gene encoding grifin isoform X2 — MALQFEAFHAGGLAPGWNLLVQGHSDSGEDRFEINFLSETGDIVFHIKPRFSSATMVANAFQGGRWGQEEASSVFPLVLGEPFEMEVSSDAEHFHVHAQEHKVLQFAHRHRPLAAITRVQVLSDHRLAQVELARKGLSWG, encoded by the exons ATGGCCCTGCAG TTTGAAGCCTTCCACGCGGGGGGCCTGGCCCCAGGCTGGAACCTACTGGTGCAGGGACACTCTGACTCTGGAGAGGACCG GTTTGAGATCAACTTCCTGTCCGAGACGGGCGACATCGTCTTCCACATCAAGCCCCGGTTCTCCAGCGCCACCATGGTGGCCAACGCCTTCCAGGGCGGTCgctggggccaggaggaggcaTCCAGCGTCTTCCCGCTGGTGCTCGGGGAGCCCTTtgag ATGGAGGTCAGCTCGGACGCGGAGCATTTCCACGTCCATGCCCAGGAGCACAAGGTCCTCCAGTTCGCCCACCGCCACAGGCCGCTGGCCGCCATCACGAGGGTGCAGGTGCTGAGCGACCACCGCCTGGCCCAGGTGGAGCTCGCCAGGAAAGGCCTGAGCTGGGGGTAA
- the GRIFIN gene encoding grifin isoform X1 translates to MALQFEAFHAGGLAPGWNLLVQGHSDSGEDRFEINFLSETGDIVFHIKPRFSSATMVANAFQGGRWGQEEASSVFPLVLGEPFEMEVSSDAEHFHVHAQEHKVLQFAHRHRPLAAITRVQVLSDHRLAQVELARKGLSWGAGGY, encoded by the exons ATGGCCCTGCAG TTTGAAGCCTTCCACGCGGGGGGCCTGGCCCCAGGCTGGAACCTACTGGTGCAGGGACACTCTGACTCTGGAGAGGACCG GTTTGAGATCAACTTCCTGTCCGAGACGGGCGACATCGTCTTCCACATCAAGCCCCGGTTCTCCAGCGCCACCATGGTGGCCAACGCCTTCCAGGGCGGTCgctggggccaggaggaggcaTCCAGCGTCTTCCCGCTGGTGCTCGGGGAGCCCTTtgag ATGGAGGTCAGCTCGGACGCGGAGCATTTCCACGTCCATGCCCAGGAGCACAAGGTCCTCCAGTTCGCCCACCGCCACAGGCCGCTGGCCGCCATCACGAGGGTGCAGGTGCTGAGCGACCACCGCCTGGCCCAGGTGGAGCTCGCCAGGAAAGGCCTGAGCTGGGG GGCTGGGGGCTACTGA